The following proteins come from a genomic window of Halorussus halophilus:
- a CDS encoding N-acetylmuramoyl-L-alanine amidase: MNSRRDVLKKLGAASTAGIAGTAALSGSAAADMPAVDWEPADSSNYTSANRGAATIDWIIIHTVQGSASSAVNWFQDPDADVSAHFTTAEDGYLYQSLSELNIGWHAGNWSYNEASIGIEHGGYVSGTYEDAQYRKTADLVAYLCEQYGIPKERATYVPSDAGDNETGGIIGHEQVPGSSHTDPGDNWNWNYFIDLVNSY, translated from the coding sequence ATGAATTCCAGAAGAGACGTACTCAAGAAACTCGGTGCAGCAAGTACAGCAGGAATCGCCGGAACAGCGGCGCTCTCAGGTTCCGCGGCGGCGGACATGCCAGCGGTCGACTGGGAACCCGCCGACTCCAGCAACTACACGAGTGCGAACCGCGGTGCAGCCACGATCGACTGGATAATCATCCACACGGTCCAAGGGTCGGCCAGCAGTGCGGTCAACTGGTTCCAAGACCCCGACGCCGACGTGAGCGCGCACTTCACCACCGCCGAGGACGGCTACCTCTACCAGAGCCTCTCCGAACTCAACATCGGCTGGCACGCTGGGAACTGGAGCTACAACGAGGCCTCCATCGGCATCGAACACGGTGGTTACGTCAGCGGCACCTACGAGGACGCCCAGTACCGCAAGACGGCCGACCTCGTCGCCTACCTCTGTGAGCAGTACGGCATCCCGAAGGAGCGTGCCACCTACGTGCCCAGTGATGCAGGGGACAACGAGACGGGTGGCATCATCGGCCACGAGCAGGTCCCCGGTAGCAGCCACACCGACCCCGGCGACAACTGGAACTGGAACTACTTCATCGACCTCGTCAACTCGTATTGA
- a CDS encoding methyltransferase domain-containing protein, translating into MTGSNPYGRAIRDFHVGEQTEPLLDICGEETREHPIERFYFGEYSGDDWLESWLEGPLLDVGAGVGQHALYFQERFETVAIEVSDHLVQTMRERGVEDARKADMFALRESFERDRFRSAFAHGTQLGLAGSMDGLRQFLTDLAYVTDDEATAVLDGNDPDHENAPEILGYKPDPTPGLAYRVYHFEYEDDVSEPLLFRLFSPDRVREATVGTDWEVPEIKRGPDGHGQHYRAVFSKR; encoded by the coding sequence GTGACGGGTTCGAACCCCTACGGTCGCGCCATCCGCGACTTTCACGTCGGAGAACAGACCGAACCACTGTTGGACATTTGTGGCGAAGAGACCCGCGAGCATCCCATCGAGCGGTTCTACTTCGGCGAGTATTCCGGCGACGACTGGCTCGAATCGTGGTTGGAGGGGCCACTGCTCGACGTGGGTGCAGGCGTCGGTCAGCACGCGCTGTACTTCCAAGAGCGGTTCGAGACGGTCGCCATCGAAGTTAGCGACCACCTCGTGCAGACGATGCGCGAGCGCGGTGTCGAGGACGCCCGGAAGGCCGACATGTTCGCGCTCCGTGAATCGTTCGAGCGCGACCGCTTCCGGTCGGCGTTCGCCCACGGCACGCAGTTGGGACTCGCGGGGTCGATGGACGGACTTCGTCAGTTCCTCACGGACTTGGCGTACGTGACCGACGACGAGGCGACGGCGGTCCTCGACGGCAACGACCCCGACCACGAGAACGCGCCCGAAATCTTGGGCTACAAGCCAGACCCGACGCCGGGTCTCGCCTACCGCGTCTACCACTTCGAGTACGAGGACGACGTGAGTGAACCACTCCTGTTTCGGTTGTTCAGCCCTGACCGAGTTCGCGAGGCGACCGTCGGCACCGACTGGGAAGTCCCGGAAATCAAACGCGGCCCGGACGGTCACGGCCAGCACTACCGCGCTGTGTTCTCGAAACGCTAG